The Arcobacter roscoffensis genome segment TACCGTTTACATTCCACGAAATAAATTTATATGTTTTTGCCATTTATTTATACCTTATAATATCTATTGAATTTTTGAAATTATATCAGAAAAGTCTTGTATTATTTTTATCTTGATTCTAATCAAGACAAAAAGTATCCTATTTTGCTAAACTTCGCCAAATTATTAAAAAAGGAATAAATTATGAATGAAAAAACAATAGAAATTATAAAAGCAACTGCTCCAATTGTAAGAGATAAAAAAGATGAAATTACAAATACAATGTATGAGATTTTATTTACAAAGTATCCAGAAACAAAGATTTTATTTAAAGATGCTACAGAAGAACAGCCTAAAAAATTAGCAAATGCAATTTATGCTTATGCAAGCAATATTGATAAGTTAGACAATCTTACAAAAGGAATAGAAACAATGGTAAGTGCTCACGTAAAAACAAATATCCAAGCTAAGCACTATCCTATGGTAAAAGACTCTTTACTTCAAGCTTTCAAAGAGGTTTTAGGTGAAGCTTGTACTTCAGAGGTAGCTAATGCTTGGGCTGAAGCATATGATTTTTTAGCAAATGTATTAATTCAAAAAGAGAAAGAAGCTTATTCTAAAGTATCATAGATATAAGGTTTAAACTAAAATACTAAGGTATTTAGTTTAAACTCTAAATGAATTTATATAAGATACTAAGTGTTTCATTGTATCTTCAAAATCTTTTTCATTTTCATGTTTTTTACTAAGAAGTAAAGCACCTTCAATTGAAGCTATTAAAAAAGTGGCACAAGTTTTTGTATCTAGTGTTTGAGTTATTTGTTTTTTATCTTTTGCTTTTTGCAAGATGTTTGAAAAAAACTCTTTCCATTCATCTAAAATAGTAGTTAAGGCTTTTGCAAAGTCCTCATCATGGTCAAGTGATTCTTGAAGTAAGTTTCCTAAAGGACATCCATTTTTTAAATCCCAACTATTAATATCTTCTAAAATTGATATAAGTGAATCTATAATATTCTCTTCAGTACTTGCTAAGTCTTTCCACTTATTTTCAATTCTTAATTTTATTTTTTCATCAATCATAGATAAAACCATCTCTTTTTTTGAAGGAAAGTAGTGATACATAGCACCTTTTTTTACATCAGCTCTTTTTAGTATATGAGCTAGTGAAGCTGCTTGGTATCCTTTAGAAAAGACTTCTTGAAATGTGGCTTCAATCAATCTACTTCTTACATCTTGCATTTGCTTACACCTTATTGGTTTTTGCTAATTATATCCAAAATTTCTTGGGGTTCACTTCTACTTGTGTAGTCTTCATCTATGAAGGCATATAGTATTTCTTTGTTTTTATTTATTACATACGTTGCAGGCATGGGAAGGTTAAATGTGTCATCATTATTTGAGCCAACTATATCTATTCCAAATTTTTCATATATAGGTTTTAGCTCATCTGCAAGTGAAAACACTAGTCCATATTCTTTTGCTATTTTATTATCTGTATCACTTAGAACTTCAAAACTTAGCTCATTTTTCTCTTTTGTTGTTAAGCTTGCATCTGGAGTTTGAGGAGAAATAGCTATAAGTTTTGCTTTTTTGTTTAACAGTTGTTCATTTATAGACTCAAATGCTTTTAATTCTAAGTTACAATATGGACACCATGCTCCTCTGTAGAAATTTAAAACTACAAATTCATTTTCTTCAAGTAATTTATTTAAATTTACATCTTTATTTATTGCATTTTTTAAAGTAAAATCTTTTGCTATATCTGATACTTTCAAAGCATTTTTTGATAATTTTTGCTC includes the following:
- a CDS encoding globin domain-containing protein, with translation MNEKTIEIIKATAPIVRDKKDEITNTMYEILFTKYPETKILFKDATEEQPKKLANAIYAYASNIDKLDNLTKGIETMVSAHVKTNIQAKHYPMVKDSLLQAFKEVLGEACTSEVANAWAEAYDFLANVLIQKEKEAYSKVS
- a CDS encoding peroxiredoxin-like family protein yields the protein MSRLIDSINKYQEDFRKRVPENLQETMLNATQKLKEQKLSKNALKVSDIAKDFTLKNAINKDVNLNKLLEENEFVVLNFYRGAWCPYCNLELKAFESINEQLLNKKAKLIAISPQTPDASLTTKEKNELSFEVLSDTDNKIAKEYGLVFSLADELKPIYEKFGIDIVGSNNDDTFNLPMPATYVINKNKEILYAFIDEDYTSRSEPQEILDIISKNQ
- a CDS encoding TetR/AcrR family transcriptional regulator, whose product is MQDVRSRLIEATFQEVFSKGYQAASLAHILKRADVKKGAMYHYFPSKKEMVLSMIDEKIKLRIENKWKDLASTEENIIDSLISILEDINSWDLKNGCPLGNLLQESLDHDEDFAKALTTILDEWKEFFSNILQKAKDKKQITQTLDTKTCATFLIASIEGALLLSKKHENEKDFEDTMKHLVSYINSFRV